One Punica granatum isolate Tunisia-2019 chromosome 3, ASM765513v2, whole genome shotgun sequence genomic window carries:
- the LOC116201930 gene encoding uncharacterized protein LOC116201930, with the protein MAASAPSSIFFPQPISQSKGPHLSPLSLPLSRSHPLSLKSHRPSNLRIRCSSSGDGDSSDIPIEKKYPAFPTVMDINQIREILPHRFPFLLVDRVIEYKPGVSAVAIKNVTINDNFFPGHFPERPIMPGVLMVEAMAQVGGIVMLQPEVGGSRENFFFAGIDKVRFRKPVIAGDTLVMRMTLVKLQKRFGIAKMEGKAYVGGEVVCEGEFLMAMGSD; encoded by the exons ATGGCAGCCTCTGCTCCGAGCTCCATCTTCTTCCCTCAGCCTATCAGCCAGTCAAAGGGGCCTcatctctctcccctctctctccccctctcgcGATCTCATCCCCTCTCGTTGAAATCACACCGCCCTTCAAATCTCAGGATCAGATGCTCCTCCAGTGGCGACGGAGACAGCTCCGACATCCCGATTGAGAAGA AATATCCGGCATTCCCCACAGTGATGGATATCAATCAGATACGCGAGATTTTGCCTCATAG GTTTCCGTTTCTCCTAGTTGATAGAGTAATCGAGTACAAACCTGGTGTCTCTGCGGTTGCAATAAAGAATGTCACTATTAATGACAACTTCTTTCCTGGGCATTTTCCTGAGAGGCCCATAATGCCTGGTGTTCTCATGGTTGAG GCAATGGCTCAGGTAGGTGGAATAGTCATGCTGCAGCCTGAAGTGGGAGGTTCTCGGGAGAACTTCTTCTTTGCAGGAATCGACAAGGTCAGGTTCAGGAAGCCCGTGATTGCTGGAGATACCTTGGTCATGAGGATGACGCTTGTGAAGCTTCAGAAGCGTTTCGGAATCGCTAAGATGGAAGGGAAGGCGTATGTTGGTGGAGAAGTAGTTTGTGAAGGTGAGTTCTTGATGGCCATGGGAAGTGATTGA